From one Terriglobia bacterium genomic stretch:
- a CDS encoding glycine/sarcosine/betaine reductase selenoprotein B family protein translates to MWKGAKGNRTDMPHIEDLSAAQRQAVLNFPCFEYDDSPFVPLREPLRKLKLALVTTAGLHCRGDHPFSPGDQSYRPIPSDTPARDILQSHNSIGFDRTAIYRDLNVTFPRDRLRELVERGTLGSRTLHDYSFMGAQTNPKKILEETGPEVARLLLAEGAGAALLTPT, encoded by the coding sequence ATGTGGAAAGGAGCGAAGGGAAACCGGACCGACATGCCGCACATCGAAGATCTGAGTGCCGCGCAGCGCCAGGCGGTGCTGAACTTTCCGTGTTTCGAGTACGATGACTCTCCATTCGTTCCATTGCGCGAGCCGCTCCGGAAACTCAAGCTGGCATTGGTGACGACAGCGGGGTTGCACTGCCGCGGGGACCATCCCTTTTCTCCCGGCGATCAGAGTTACCGTCCGATTCCTTCCGATACGCCGGCCCGGGACATCCTTCAGAGCCATAACAGCATCGGTTTCGATCGCACCGCGATATACCGGGACCTGAACGTCACATTCCCCCGCGACCGGCTTCGGGAGTTGGTGGAACGGGGCACGCTGGGATCGAGAACTTTACATGACTACTCCTTCATGGGGGCCCAGACAAACCCTAAAAAGATTCTGGAGGAGACGGGGCCCGAGGTCGCGCGCCTGCTCCTCGCGGAAGGGGCCGGTGCGGCGCTTTTGACTCCAACCTGA